A portion of the Gottschalkia purinilytica genome contains these proteins:
- a CDS encoding tRNA 2-thiocytidine biosynthesis TtcA family protein, with amino-acid sequence MSDEKESSIAGSGCEILVPFNERKPLKEIERKIVKTYRKTIWSKFIKAINDYKLVEEGDKIAVAISGGKDSLLMAKLFQELKRHGKVNFELEFLAMDPGYHSDIKQLLIDNCEYLNIPIKIFDSGIFRIVDNIAKDYPCYMCARMRRGALYSKAQELGCNKLALGHHFNDVIETTLLNVLYSGNFKTMLPKLRASNFEGMELIRPMYHIEEIYIQRFIQSSGIWPLNCACMVAAKKIGNKRYEIKELIKNLKKDFNNVDISIFRAAQNVNMDAILGWQKDNQNYSYLDFYDDTE; translated from the coding sequence ATGAGTGATGAAAAAGAGAGCAGTATTGCTGGAAGCGGCTGTGAAATACTAGTACCATTTAATGAGAGAAAACCATTAAAAGAGATAGAGCGTAAAATAGTTAAAACATATAGAAAAACTATATGGTCAAAATTTATTAAAGCTATAAATGATTATAAGTTAGTAGAAGAGGGCGATAAAATAGCGGTAGCCATATCAGGAGGAAAAGATAGTTTACTTATGGCAAAGTTGTTCCAAGAGTTAAAAAGACATGGAAAAGTTAATTTTGAATTAGAGTTTTTAGCAATGGACCCTGGATATCATTCAGATATAAAGCAATTATTGATTGATAACTGTGAATATCTAAACATACCTATCAAAATATTTGATTCAGGAATATTTAGAATAGTAGATAATATAGCTAAAGACTATCCATGTTATATGTGTGCTAGAATGCGTAGAGGGGCGCTTTACTCAAAAGCACAAGAGCTAGGATGTAATAAGTTAGCATTAGGACATCACTTTAATGATGTTATAGAAACTACATTGCTGAATGTTTTATATTCTGGTAATTTTAAAACTATGCTTCCGAAATTAAGAGCAAGTAATTTTGAAGGTATGGAACTAATAAGACCAATGTATCATATAGAAGAAATATATATTCAGAGATTTATACAAAGTAGTGGAATATGGCCATTAAATTGTGCATGTATGGTAGCGGCTAAAAAAATAGGAAATAAAAGATACGAGATAAAAGAGTTAATTAAGAACTTAAAGAAAGACTTTAATAATGTAGATATATCTATATTTAGAGCGGCTCAAAATGTAAATATGGATGCTATATTGGGTTGGCAAAAAGATAATCAAAACTATTCATATTTAGATTTTTATGATGATACTGAATAG
- a CDS encoding DUF4489 domain-containing protein has translation MSDRFDHREHHKRRCKEDCPKKILLICGNSVSSGVTTDKRGDKVRLANVFVDTSCVCRPIVKIEFSNNIRFETKFDDKDRCRYDDSDKEGSKYRREEESQIRIRYDLFRKCKHEFTPQLLDTWIFEREIESKKDKIELTTTDTVSFHFCSNNESDFDDRCEYFVVATTEEAKNAKATFLKSAISAFVQDDFEDDDRDRRDRRDDRDRRDDKDHCRR, from the coding sequence TTGAGCGATAGATTTGATCATAGAGAACATCACAAGAGAAGATGTAAAGAAGATTGTCCAAAGAAAATTTTATTAATTTGTGGAAATAGTGTATCTTCAGGAGTTACGACAGATAAGCGTGGAGATAAAGTAAGGTTAGCTAATGTTTTTGTAGATACTAGTTGTGTATGTAGACCTATAGTTAAAATAGAATTCTCTAATAATATTAGATTTGAAACTAAATTCGATGATAAAGATAGATGTAGATATGATGATAGTGATAAAGAAGGTAGTAAATATAGACGTGAAGAAGAATCTCAAATCAGAATAAGATATGACTTATTTAGAAAATGTAAGCATGAATTTACTCCACAATTGTTAGATACGTGGATTTTTGAAAGAGAGATAGAGTCAAAGAAGGATAAAATTGAATTAACTACAACTGATACAGTATCTTTCCATTTCTGTTCAAATAACGAATCAGATTTTGATGATCGCTGTGAGTATTTTGTAGTGGCAACTACTGAAGAGGCAAAAAATGCTAAGGCAACTTTTCTTAAATCTGCTATAAGTGCTTTCGTTCAAGATGATTTTGAAGACGATGACAGAGATAGAAGAGACAGAAGAGATGACAGAGATAGAAGAGATGATAAGGATCACTGTAGAAGATAA
- a CDS encoding DUF6143 family protein yields the protein MSEAYYKGHYNNGKIIPNCNQYSLKQNKTFQNKITEEVSIFYATFQSIKGRYFIGKSPTVTLGNGTNAWVGLINHPNSGVNLHVDVITINNFSSVDYILAGLWLNTNPPGIGTVSNNVTPANTSIVPTPTPKVQIQYVSSTTGTPTGGVNPFERIVPALNTAVIEDEGKIIIPPGGNLIVFLTTPSTTDITASVALGWWEERIIYCPPRPVC from the coding sequence GTGAGTGAAGCTTATTACAAAGGTCACTATAACAATGGAAAAATTATACCAAATTGCAATCAATATAGCTTAAAACAAAATAAGACTTTTCAAAATAAAATAACTGAAGAAGTTAGTATATTTTATGCAACTTTTCAATCTATAAAGGGAAGATACTTTATAGGTAAATCTCCAACAGTGACATTAGGGAATGGAACAAATGCTTGGGTAGGATTGATAAATCATCCTAATTCAGGAGTAAATTTGCATGTTGATGTAATAACAATAAACAACTTCTCCTCAGTAGACTATATCTTAGCAGGATTATGGCTTAACACAAATCCACCAGGAATAGGAACTGTATCAAACAATGTTACACCAGCTAATACGTCTATAGTACCCACACCTACTCCTAAAGTGCAAATTCAATATGTAAGCTCTACTACAGGAACTCCTACAGGAGGAGTAAATCCATTTGAGAGAATTGTACCAGCATTAAATACTGCAGTAATTGAAGATGAAGGTAAGATTATTATTCCTCCTGGAGGAAACCTCATAGTATTTCTAACAACCCCATCAACAACAGACATAACTGCTAGTGTAGCATTGGGATGGTGGGAAGAAAGAATAATTTATTGTCCTCCAAGACCAGTTTGCTAG
- a CDS encoding alkaline phosphatase: MSNKRLFKKVLSFLFITLLLVSITFPNAIRASGKNTLKVKENPKYIFYFIGDGMGAAQRQLAEYYSKQNTGKKLTMNTLPIAGINTTHSENSLITDSAAAGTALATGHKTKNGMLSKLPNGKDVKTLIEVAEEKDMSTGIITTTRLTHATPAAFASHNVNRSNENEIAVDYLDSGVDFFAGGGLRHFIPNNWTNDEKDAADRTIKSKREDDRNLLEEFKDNGYITFYGKKGVKDFRDYKPKKDDKIFASFTDSHMPYEVDRLNSLYKNNVPTLSQMTQKGIETLSQNKKGFFLMVEGGRIDHASHTNDAVGVIKETIEFDNSVKIAYEFLKKYPKDTLIVVTADHETGGLSLGYDSNYFLKLDSLENVKVSVEDNLLNSYKGDKEKFLNYIGENFGLSNITEQEKREIQDSIDLHNKGVTWGGYSPLAMSVTHILSRKANINWGTYAHTATQVPLSAIGSGAEHLGGYKDNTEVSQVLFKFLDKK; this comes from the coding sequence ATGTCTAATAAACGACTTTTTAAGAAGGTATTATCATTCTTATTTATCACTTTATTACTTGTTTCTATAACTTTTCCTAATGCTATAAGAGCATCAGGAAAAAATACACTTAAGGTAAAAGAAAATCCAAAATATATTTTTTATTTTATAGGAGATGGAATGGGAGCTGCTCAAAGACAACTAGCAGAGTATTATTCTAAACAAAATACAGGTAAGAAGTTAACAATGAATACTTTACCTATAGCTGGAATAAATACTACTCATTCAGAAAATAGCTTGATAACTGATTCAGCAGCTGCGGGAACGGCTTTAGCAACGGGACATAAAACTAAAAATGGAATGTTATCAAAACTACCTAACGGAAAAGATGTAAAAACTTTAATAGAAGTAGCTGAGGAAAAAGATATGTCTACAGGAATTATTACAACTACACGTTTAACTCATGCTACACCAGCAGCATTTGCATCTCATAATGTTAATAGAAGTAATGAAAATGAAATAGCTGTTGATTATTTAGATAGTGGTGTTGATTTTTTTGCAGGTGGAGGGTTAAGGCATTTCATTCCTAATAATTGGACAAATGATGAAAAAGATGCAGCTGATAGAACTATAAAGTCTAAAAGAGAAGATGATAGAAACTTACTAGAAGAATTCAAAGACAATGGATATATTACTTTCTATGGTAAAAAAGGAGTTAAAGATTTCAGGGATTATAAGCCTAAAAAAGATGATAAAATATTCGCATCATTTACAGACAGTCATATGCCTTATGAAGTAGATAGATTAAACAGCCTATACAAAAATAATGTTCCTACTTTATCACAAATGACACAAAAGGGTATAGAAACTCTTTCACAAAACAAAAAAGGCTTTTTTCTAATGGTTGAAGGTGGAAGAATAGATCATGCTTCTCATACTAATGATGCAGTTGGTGTTATTAAAGAAACTATAGAATTTGATAATTCTGTAAAAATAGCATATGAGTTTTTGAAAAAATACCCTAAAGATACCCTAATAGTGGTTACAGCAGATCATGAAACAGGAGGCTTATCGTTAGGATATGATTCAAACTACTTTTTAAAGCTAGATTCATTAGAAAATGTAAAGGTTTCAGTTGAGGATAATTTATTAAACTCTTATAAAGGAGATAAGGAAAAGTTCTTAAACTATATAGGAGAAAATTTTGGATTATCTAATATAACAGAACAAGAAAAAAGAGAAATACAAGATTCTATTGATCTTCATAATAAAGGAGTAACTTGGGGAGGATATTCTCCATTAGCTATGTCAGTAACACATATACTTTCTAGAAAAGCAAATATTAATTGGGGGACTTATGCACATACTGCCACACAAGTTCCTTTATCAGCAATTGGCTCAGGAGCTGAGCATTTGGGAGGATATAAAGACAACACTGAAGTATCTCAAGTATTATTTAAATTTTTAGATAAAAAGTAA
- a CDS encoding L-lactate dehydrogenase has translation MRKDIGNKVVVIGAGFVGTATAFTLVESGMVDDLILIDLNKKKAEGEVMDLNHGISFLSPINIKAGDYSDCANADIIIISAGVGIDSDETRLDLANKNSKIIKGIMKSIVEYTRTAIILVATNPPDILTYIAAKSVGYDETKVIGSGTVLDSSRFKYLLSKHCGINPRSIHAYILGEHGDSEVAAWSITNIAGTRVDHLCEMCQTYKTDCTGLPKDEIFGDVKNAAYEIISRKGETSYGIAFALRRIVEAILKNENAVLTISSQLKGEYGIKDVSLSVPTVVNRNGVGKILELPLDEDELKFLQESSEKLKEVINKVSI, from the coding sequence ATGAGAAAAGATATAGGTAATAAAGTCGTAGTAATTGGTGCTGGATTTGTTGGTACGGCAACAGCTTTTACTCTTGTAGAAAGTGGAATGGTAGACGATCTTATTCTTATAGATTTAAATAAAAAGAAGGCTGAAGGGGAAGTTATGGATTTAAATCATGGTATATCATTTTTAAGTCCTATTAATATAAAAGCAGGAGATTATTCTGATTGTGCTAATGCAGATATTATAATAATAAGTGCTGGAGTAGGAATAGATTCTGACGAAACTAGACTAGATCTTGCTAATAAAAACAGTAAGATTATAAAAGGTATTATGAAAAGTATCGTTGAGTATACTCGTACTGCGATTATATTAGTAGCAACCAATCCTCCAGATATTCTAACTTATATAGCTGCTAAAAGTGTAGGATATGATGAAACTAAAGTTATTGGTTCTGGAACTGTTCTTGATAGTTCTAGATTTAAATATCTTTTAAGTAAACACTGTGGTATCAATCCTAGAAGTATCCATGCATATATATTAGGTGAACACGGTGATAGTGAAGTTGCTGCATGGAGTATTACAAATATAGCAGGTACTAGAGTAGATCATCTATGCGAAATGTGTCAAACGTATAAGACAGATTGCACAGGTCTGCCAAAGGATGAAATATTTGGTGATGTTAAAAATGCAGCCTATGAAATTATAAGCAGGAAAGGAGAAACATCTTATGGTATAGCTTTTGCACTTAGAAGAATCGTCGAAGCTATATTAAAAAATGAAAATGCAGTTTTAACTATATCTAGTCAGCTAAAAGGCGAGTACGGCATAAAAGATGTATCTTTAAGTGTACCTACTGTAGTTAATAGAAATGGTGTAGGTAAAATTCTAGAACTTCCATTAGATGAAGATGAGTTAAAATTTTTACAAGAATCTAGTGAGAAGTTAAAAGAAGTAATTAATAAAGTTTCTATATAA
- the bioA gene encoding adenosylmethionine--8-amino-7-oxononanoate transaminase, producing MSNMKDLQERDLKYIWHPCSQMKDYEKFPPIVIKKGEGVFLEDMEGKRYLDAVSSWWVNLFGHSNKRINEALYRQVNKLEHAIFSNFSHEPAIELSEKIISIVPKGLNKVFFSDNGSSAIEVALKLSFQYHQQIGKTKKKRFVAITDAYHGETIGALSVGGVDLYSKIYKPLLLDVIKVEGPDCYRCKFEENRHNCNTSCFKYMKKVIEEKHEEITAIIIEPMVQCAAGMKIYSKDYLKKLRKLCDQYDINLIADEIAVGFGRTGQMFGCNHSQITPDIMCLSKGLTAGYMPMSLTIMTDKIYDAFYDDYNTMKAFLHSHSYTGNPLGCAIALECLNIFKDENVIEKNKTKSKILKNKIESRLEEIPYIGEYRQLGMIGAIELVKDRVSKESFHWKDRVGYEIYKIALKKGVLLRPLGNVIYFMPPYIINEEQIDYMSDVAISSIKDYFNIY from the coding sequence ATGAGTAATATGAAAGATCTTCAAGAAAGAGATTTAAAATACATATGGCATCCATGTTCACAGATGAAAGACTATGAAAAGTTTCCTCCCATAGTTATTAAAAAAGGTGAAGGTGTATTTTTAGAAGATATGGAAGGAAAAAGATATTTAGATGCAGTTTCATCTTGGTGGGTTAACTTATTTGGACATTCTAATAAAAGAATAAATGAAGCATTATATAGACAAGTCAATAAACTTGAACACGCTATATTTTCAAATTTTTCACATGAGCCAGCTATAGAGTTATCGGAAAAAATAATAAGTATAGTACCAAAGGGACTTAATAAAGTTTTTTTTAGCGATAATGGATCATCAGCAATAGAAGTTGCACTTAAACTTAGCTTTCAATATCATCAACAGATAGGTAAAACTAAGAAAAAAAGATTTGTAGCTATTACAGATGCTTACCATGGAGAAACTATAGGGGCATTGTCTGTTGGTGGAGTTGACTTATATAGCAAGATATACAAACCACTTCTTTTAGATGTAATAAAAGTAGAAGGACCAGATTGTTATAGATGTAAATTTGAAGAAAATAGGCATAATTGTAATACATCATGTTTTAAGTATATGAAAAAAGTCATAGAAGAAAAACATGAAGAAATAACAGCCATTATAATAGAGCCTATGGTACAATGTGCGGCAGGCATGAAAATATATTCAAAAGATTATCTTAAAAAACTAAGAAAGCTATGTGACCAGTATGACATAAATTTAATAGCTGATGAAATAGCAGTTGGATTTGGAAGAACTGGACAGATGTTCGGATGTAATCACTCACAAATAACTCCAGATATAATGTGTCTTTCAAAGGGATTAACTGCTGGATATATGCCAATGTCTTTAACTATAATGACAGATAAAATATATGATGCTTTTTATGATGACTACAATACTATGAAAGCTTTTCTTCATAGTCATAGTTATACAGGTAATCCTCTTGGATGTGCTATAGCATTAGAATGTTTAAACATATTCAAAGATGAAAATGTTATTGAGAAGAATAAAACAAAATCTAAAATACTTAAAAACAAGATAGAGTCAAGACTTGAAGAGATACCGTATATAGGAGAATATAGACAATTAGGAATGATAGGAGCAATAGAGCTTGTGAAGGATAGAGTCTCTAAAGAATCATTTCACTGGAAAGATAGAGTGGGATATGAAATTTATAAAATAGCTCTTAAGAAAGGAGTTCTCCTAAGACCATTAGGAAATGTTATATACTTTATGCCACCATATATAATAAATGAGGAACAGATAGATTATATGTCTGATGTTGCTATAAGTTCTATAAAAGATTATTTTAATATTTACTAA
- the bioD gene encoding dethiobiotin synthase: MSKSIFIVGTDTDVGKTFVSGGIVYTLKKNEYSSCYFKPIQSGGETNDGKCTHIDVDFVKKVANISEDKDYMNSYCLKEPLSPHLAFKVDKINFKKNKIMQDLQNLKNKYEYVIIEGAGGVVVPLIRDNYYIYDLIRDIDSSVVIVTKSKVGTINHTVLTVEFLKNKGINIKGIIVNDYKGNFYEDDNIETIKNITGLEIISIIRNVKSKDNDFYENIKKEYDRSFDVNKILKVF; encoded by the coding sequence TTGTCTAAGTCTATTTTTATAGTTGGTACTGATACAGATGTAGGAAAGACTTTTGTATCAGGGGGAATAGTTTATACGTTAAAAAAGAATGAATATAGTTCTTGTTACTTTAAGCCTATACAAAGTGGTGGAGAAACTAATGATGGGAAGTGTACACATATAGATGTTGATTTTGTAAAAAAAGTAGCAAATATAAGTGAAGATAAAGATTATATGAATTCTTATTGCTTAAAAGAACCTTTATCACCTCACTTAGCATTTAAAGTAGATAAAATTAACTTTAAAAAAAATAAAATAATGCAGGACTTACAAAATCTTAAGAATAAGTATGAATATGTGATTATAGAAGGGGCTGGTGGAGTTGTAGTACCTCTTATTAGAGATAATTATTATATATACGATTTAATAAGAGATATAGATAGTTCTGTTGTAATAGTCACAAAGTCAAAAGTTGGAACAATTAATCATACAGTTCTTACTGTAGAATTTTTAAAAAATAAAGGGATAAATATAAAAGGAATAATAGTGAATGATTATAAGGGAAACTTTTATGAAGATGATAACATTGAAACTATAAAGAATATTACAGGGCTTGAGATCATCTCCATAATAAGAAATGTAAAGTCTAAGGATAATGATTTTTATGAAAACATAAAAAAAGAATATGATAGAAGCTTTGATGTAAATAAAATACTAAAGGTATTTTAG
- a CDS encoding TraX family protein: MRIDAFKLKIIGIIFMVMDHVLAYIPGTPIWFGYFGRIVAPIFFYFIVEGFFYTRSRVKYATRLFGWAALMQLVSFALMKLFPGERMISNNIFLSLAFGVVLMGAIEWTKNNKTDKLKIILGIIGSVLATVGLLFTEASVYGIAMTLVFYFFRDKKNLMAFMYVVVSLLITIGLGGFRISYNALFLDDYQWMMVFAIIPILMYNGERGINNKFTKYLFYVFYPVHIWILYLINIFIFNGK; this comes from the coding sequence ATGAGAATAGATGCATTTAAATTAAAAATAATAGGTATTATATTTATGGTTATGGATCATGTATTAGCATATATTCCAGGAACACCAATATGGTTCGGATATTTTGGAAGGATTGTTGCACCTATATTTTTCTACTTTATAGTAGAAGGATTTTTCTATACAAGGAGTAGAGTAAAATATGCAACAAGGCTATTTGGTTGGGCTGCACTTATGCAGTTAGTATCTTTTGCATTAATGAAACTATTCCCAGGAGAGAGAATGATAAGCAATAATATATTTTTATCCCTAGCATTTGGAGTAGTATTAATGGGAGCTATAGAATGGACTAAAAACAATAAAACTGATAAACTAAAGATCATTTTAGGTATAATAGGCTCAGTCTTAGCAACTGTAGGACTTTTATTTACAGAAGCTAGTGTATACGGAATAGCTATGACATTAGTATTCTACTTCTTTAGAGATAAGAAAAACTTAATGGCTTTTATGTATGTGGTAGTTTCATTACTTATTACTATAGGTCTTGGTGGATTTCGAATTAGTTATAATGCTTTATTTTTAGATGATTATCAATGGATGATGGTATTTGCAATAATACCAATATTGATGTATAACGGAGAACGTGGAATAAATAATAAGTTTACTAAATATTTATTTTATGTTTTCTATCCAGTACACATATGGATATTGTATCTTATAAACATATTTATTTTTAATGGAAAATAG
- a CDS encoding class I SAM-dependent methyltransferase, with amino-acid sequence MSESIEKIKQCRKPTGEKGKEIVDYMNERHLPLIEWGLKSIDMKDNYITLDIGCGGGKTVNIIANKVDKAYGLDYSEVSVDSAKEYNEEFIEEDKVEIIQGSVETLPFEENSIDIVTAIETVYFWPDLQQNFKEVYRVLNKDGKFIVINEAYMDDKNKDKNKELENVGNMKILSPDELEALMKNAGFKKVEYNLDEDKNWVRCIGEK; translated from the coding sequence GTGAGTGAAAGTATAGAAAAGATAAAACAATGTAGAAAGCCTACAGGAGAAAAAGGAAAAGAAATAGTCGATTATATGAACGAAAGACACTTACCACTTATAGAGTGGGGTTTAAAATCTATTGATATGAAAGATAATTACATAACCTTAGATATAGGTTGTGGTGGAGGAAAAACTGTTAATATCATAGCTAATAAAGTAGATAAGGCTTATGGACTTGACTACTCTGAAGTTAGTGTAGATAGTGCAAAAGAATATAATGAGGAATTCATTGAAGAAGACAAGGTTGAAATAATACAAGGAAGTGTGGAAACTTTACCTTTTGAAGAAAATAGTATCGATATAGTAACAGCTATAGAAACGGTTTATTTTTGGCCTGATCTTCAGCAAAACTTTAAAGAAGTATATAGAGTTTTAAATAAAGATGGAAAATTTATTGTTATAAATGAAGCCTACATGGACGATAAGAATAAGGATAAGAATAAAGAGTTAGAGAATGTCGGAAATATGAAGATACTTTCTCCAGATGAGTTAGAAGCTTTAATGAAAAATGCAGGATTTAAAAAAGTTGAATATAATTTAGATGAAGATAAAAACTGGGTACGTTGTATTGGTGAAAAATAA
- a CDS encoding flagellar brake protein: MEIFKTGNKVILGRKFRDDEEYTSRIEKFDNGDIRILTPISKSKLVGFREGAEIKLVVFDKDKMYKLNGIVQRNIEDNTLHYTDIKPVSEINKIERRNYFRVSMSKKIKVISHSIGRKTFYADTIDISGGGMQFITDKVLNDDDELLIELNIDDEIILLNGKVINIITSQYTQKLRYCVKFVDMDFRTQDKIIKYLFKVQRERLRVQ, from the coding sequence TTGGAGATTTTCAAAACGGGGAATAAAGTTATATTGGGGAGAAAGTTTAGAGATGATGAAGAATACACTAGCAGGATAGAGAAGTTTGATAATGGGGATATAAGAATTTTAACACCTATATCTAAAAGTAAACTAGTAGGTTTTAGAGAAGGTGCAGAGATAAAGCTAGTCGTATTTGATAAAGACAAAATGTATAAACTAAATGGGATAGTACAAAGGAATATAGAAGATAATACGCTTCACTATACTGATATAAAGCCAGTATCTGAAATTAATAAAATTGAGAGAAGAAATTATTTTAGAGTAAGTATGTCTAAAAAAATAAAAGTTATATCACATAGTATAGGAAGAAAAACTTTTTATGCTGACACTATAGATATAAGTGGTGGGGGAATGCAGTTTATAACAGACAAAGTTCTTAATGATGATGATGAGTTATTAATTGAATTGAATATAGATGATGAAATAATATTATTAAATGGAAAAGTAATAAATATAATAACATCACAATATACACAGAAATTAAGATACTGTGTTAAATTTGTAGATATGGATTTTAGGACACAGGATAAGATTATAAAGTACTTGTTTAAAGTACAAAGAGAGAGATTAAGAGTACAGTAG
- a CDS encoding DUF92 domain-containing protein, whose translation MRQVFIGLLLSFLVSFVSFKKKALSTSGFIAGIFMGTLVYFFGGIIIFVSMFSAFASSSVLSKFKKDRKRHLELIHEKNDTRDHIQIIVNCITGLIFSILYYFYNQVEFLVISATSFAVLNSDTWASEIGVLSKKSPISILTGKKIEKGMSGGVSLLGTISSLLGAMFVALSFLLTWVVIYKYDNNLIYYFLVCTLFGFLGSLIDSLFGLLLQAQYFSEELNIFTEKSVSNGKANKLVRGFRIFNNDMVNLTSSITSCLIAMIII comes from the coding sequence TTGAGACAAGTTTTTATAGGATTACTACTTTCTTTTTTAGTTTCTTTTGTATCTTTTAAAAAGAAGGCATTGTCTACTAGTGGATTTATAGCCGGGATTTTTATGGGGACTTTAGTATACTTTTTTGGAGGAATAATAATCTTTGTATCAATGTTTAGTGCGTTTGCATCTTCAAGTGTACTTTCAAAATTTAAAAAAGATAGAAAAAGACATTTAGAGCTTATTCATGAGAAAAATGATACAAGGGATCATATACAAATAATTGTTAATTGTATAACTGGGCTGATATTTTCTATTTTATATTATTTTTATAATCAAGTAGAATTCTTAGTAATATCTGCTACGTCCTTTGCAGTACTTAATTCAGATACATGGGCATCTGAAATAGGAGTTTTAAGTAAAAAATCACCAATATCTATACTCACAGGGAAAAAAATAGAGAAGGGTATGTCTGGTGGAGTAAGTCTTTTAGGAACAATATCATCACTTTTAGGAGCTATGTTTGTTGCACTATCATTTTTATTAACTTGGGTAGTAATTTATAAGTATGATAATAATTTAATATATTATTTTCTAGTTTGCACATTATTTGGATTCTTAGGATCATTAATTGATAGTTTATTTGGGTTACTATTACAGGCTCAATATTTTTCAGAAGAACTAAATATATTTACTGAAAAAAGTGTTTCAAATGGAAAAGCTAATAAGCTTGTAAGAGGATTTAGGATTTTCAACAATGATATGGTTAATTTAACTAGTAGTATAACATCATGTCTAATAGCAATGATAATAATATAA
- a CDS encoding diacylglycerol/polyprenol kinase family protein, producing the protein MGRSLIGIIVSIIFVFLIIGISTVLTNLKIISGEWSRKFIHIAVCNWWIAAMYFFDSPLEASIVPALFVFVNYISYKKQLFKAMERDGSKNDLGSVYYAISLLILSILTFRDSSYAYVGGIGIFTLGYGDGFAAAVGSRYGKRRYKVGNVTKSVEGTLAMFIFSFLAIFITLSIYNPNNTIVISLILALFATLVEAITPFGLDNLTVPLLTPIVYLGLLKIF; encoded by the coding sequence ATGGGAAGATCATTGATAGGAATAATAGTTTCTATAATATTTGTATTCTTGATTATAGGAATTTCAACAGTTTTAACTAATTTAAAAATAATTTCAGGTGAATGGAGTAGAAAGTTTATCCATATAGCAGTTTGTAATTGGTGGATTGCGGCTATGTATTTCTTTGATAGCCCACTAGAAGCATCAATAGTTCCAGCTTTATTTGTATTTGTAAACTATATTTCTTATAAAAAGCAATTGTTCAAAGCTATGGAAAGAGATGGATCTAAGAATGATTTAGGATCAGTGTATTATGCAATATCGTTACTTATACTATCAATACTTACTTTTAGAGATAGTTCATATGCATATGTTGGAGGAATTGGAATATTCACGTTAGGATACGGAGACGGATTTGCAGCAGCTGTAGGTAGTAGATACGGTAAGAGAAGATATAAGGTAGGAAATGTAACTAAAAGTGTAGAAGGAACTTTAGCTATGTTTATATTTTCTTTTCTAGCTATCTTTATAACGCTATCTATATATAATCCTAATAATACTATAGTAATTAGTTTAATACTTGCTTTATTTGCTACATTAGTTGAGGCGATAACACCTTTCGGACTCGATAATCTTACGGTACCTCTTTTGACACCGATTGTGTATTTAGGCTTACTTAAAATATTTTAG